In Halobacteroides halobius DSM 5150, the genomic window TTCCTAAAGATTTAAAAGGATATGCAGTAACTTCACCTTTATTGATTAATCTTGATGGAGACAAGGAAGATTTTAATGAAGTGGTCGTAGTTAGTAAAAAAGACTAGGAAGAAGTTAATTTACCAACATGGTTCTGGTGAAGATGATTATTATCAATACAAATATACCTATAATAAAAATAATAATCAACTAAAAAATTATTCACTAAGTAAATACTCTCATTATAATTACACCTATAATGAAAATGGAAGTGTAACAAGTAAAAAATTAGTCTACGGTAAGATTGATGACAAGGGAAGATTAATATCTGAAGGAGACCCTTTGCAAGAGACTACTTATAAGTATGACTTACGGAATCAACTAAGGCAGATAAATATTAATGGTCATCAGATTAACTTTAAGTATAATACTAAAGGTTGGCGGATTAAAAAGGATAATGAAATTAGGACAACCTATTATTTGTATGGTAAAGGACAGCAAGTTCTAGAAGAGAGAAATGAAAATAGTGAAGTAGAGAGAATCTTTATCTATGGAGCAAATGGTAAAGTGGCTACTTTAGATAAGGAAGGTAGTATAAATTATGTAGTAAGTGATCAGTTAGGTAGTACCTCTGTAATTACAGATGAAGAAGGGAACGAAGTGATGAGGTATAAGTATAGTCCCTTTGGTAACTTAATTAAAAGTAAAGGTAATACTGAAGATAGTTATCGGTTTACAGGTAAAGAGTTTGATGGGATGACAGGATTATACTATTATGGTGCGAGGTATTATGATCCTACGATTGGGAGATTTATTACGGAAGACCCGATTCAGGATGGATGGAATTGGTATGTGTATTGTAGAAATAATCCTTTGAGGTATGTTGATCTAGATGGGTTAACTGCATTTGCAGTAGAATTAGCAGGTGCTGGTCAGGCATTTGCAGAGGGACAATTAGGTTTAGGACTTGTAATAGATCTTAAGGGAGATGTTATAGCATATACAGCAGAATCAGCAGGAGCGGGAAATGAAATAGGAGCAGAAGTAGATTTGACTTTCAAATTTAGTCCATTTGGAGATGTAGAAGATTTCAAGGGAACAGCAATATATGGTGATGGGGCATTTGACATGGGACTTTTGGATTTAGAAGGTGGATGGGAAAAAGGAACTCCCCCTAATGCTCCTTCTATCTTCACTGGAGGTATAGATTTGGGACCAACTCCTCCAGCTCAATCATTAGCAGGAATGCCGATTCCTATTTCAGCCTCTACAGGTTATTCTGGGACTCAGACTAGACAAGAATTCAATATATTTGATATGGCTAGAGCTTTTGATGATAAAATAGCTAATATGCTGGCCAACTTTTGGATTGAGAATGATTTACCTTCATTAACTCCTTCTGATTGGACAGTTAATTATGACTATGAATAATATCAAACTGAATATAAACTTTGAATTGCTTTTAAAATCTGAATCAATTTAAGGCTAGTATTATAACACTATTTCTAAGGAAATCATGAGAAATAATTGGAATAAACATTTTGAAAATATATTATTTCTTGTGATTTCCTACTAAATCTATTATCTAAAAAGGAGCTAAGAAAATATGAAGCAGTATGTTGTAGTTTTTTTATGTGTGGTTTTTATAATAGTTGGTATAATTAATTTTTTTATTAATGTTTCTTCAGAAGATCCAATGTCTATTATTGAGTTTTTATATTTTGGATTGGTTGTTTTGAGCCTTCAATATCTTGGAATGAAGATTTTATCTATATTTATGTATAAAACTGATAAAGAAGTGTATTTGGAGAGAGAAAAAATTATAAAAAAATCGGGGCAATTAATAATGTCTAGAAGATGTAGTGGTAATATTTCTAGAATGAACTATCATGGTCCAGGATTCAAAGTAATGATTTATCCAAGAGGATTAATTATTAAAGTAATGGGATTTAAACAACCTATCCCTATCTTTTTAGAAGAGATAACTAATATTAATATTAAGCAAGAGAGAATAGCTGATAAATTAGAAATAGAACATAATTCTAAAATAGTTGATTCTCCAATTGTTTTAGCAACTGGATTTTACATTAGATTTTTTACATCATTAGATGATTTTAAACGTATTAAAAAAGAGTTGAGTTAAATTTTAATCATCTTGTAGTTTCTATAATTAATAATATTGAGTAATATCAAGGAATGATAAATTATAATCAAGGAGGAGTAATAATGTTAAAGAGAATTCTCCTTGGTATTTTTTGCATTTTTTATTTTGAGATTGTTGAAAGCTATTTTTTAAATTATAAATTTACTGCAGC contains:
- a CDS encoding RHS repeat domain-containing protein yields the protein MQETTYKYDLRNQLRQININGHQINFKYNTKGWRIKKDNEIRTTYYLYGKGQQVLEERNENSEVERIFIYGANGKVATLDKEGSINYVVSDQLGSTSVITDEEGNEVMRYKYSPFGNLIKSKGNTEDSYRFTGKEFDGMTGLYYYGARYYDPTIGRFITEDPIQDGWNWYVYCRNNPLRYVDLDGLTAFAVELAGAGQAFAEGQLGLGLVIDLKGDVIAYTAESAGAGNEIGAEVDLTFKFSPFGDVEDFKGTAIYGDGAFDMGLLDLEGGWEKGTPPNAPSIFTGGIDLGPTPPAQSLAGMPIPISASTGYSGTQTRQEFNIFDMARAFDDKIANMLANFWIENDLPSLTPSDWTVNYDYE